One Phaseolus vulgaris cultivar G19833 chromosome 4, P. vulgaris v2.0, whole genome shotgun sequence DNA window includes the following coding sequences:
- the LOC137838058 gene encoding leucine-rich repeat extensin-like protein 4 yields the protein MRKKTYSFHFSLSLSLSLFFVVLANSLCSSAAISHNGPLTDAEASYIKQRQLLYYKDEFGDRGEKVTVDPSFRFENNRLRNAYIALQAWKHAILSDPKNLTLDWVGPNVCNYTSVFCAPALDNPKINTVAGIDLNHGDIAGYLPEELGLLTDLALLHINTNRFCGTVPHKFDKLKLLFELDLSNNRFAGKFPDVVLRLPQLKFLDLRFNEFEGTVPKELFDKELDAIFINDNRFVFDLPENFGNSPVSVIVLANNRFHGCVPAGIGNMKGLNEIILMNNAFRSCFPEEIGLLTNLTVFDVSFNQLLGPLPEAIGGAVGLEQLNVAHNLLSGKIPESICKLPNLQNFTFSYNFFTGEPPRCRALPAADDRRNCLPARPYQRSAGQCKSFLSHPVDCKSFRCKSFVPTLPPPPPPSPPLPSPPPPSPVYVPRTPPPPPPVYSPPPPPPVYSPPPPPPVYSPPPPPPPPPPPPPVYSPPPPPPSPPPPSPPPPVYSPPPPPPSPPPPSPPPPSPPPPVYSPPPPSPPPPAPVYCVKSPPPPSPPPPSPPPPPSPVFSPPPPVQYYYSPPPPPQHSPPPPPPHSPPPPPPSPSPPVYPYLSPPPPPPVHSPPPPVHSPPPPSPPPCIEPPPPPPPCIEPPPPPPSPPPCEEHSPPPPSPHPAPYLPPPSPSPPPPPVQYNSPPPPTPVYEYNSPPPPPPSSPPPAPVYEGPLPPVIGVSYASPPPPPFY from the coding sequence ATGAGGAAGAAAACCTATTCCTTCCATTTctcactttcactctcactctcgCTCTTCTTCGTTGTGCTTGCGAACTCTCTGTGTTCTTCTGCAGCAATCTCCCACAATGGGCCTCTCACCGACGCCGAAGCCTCCTACATCAAACAGCGTCAGCTTCTGTACTACAAGGACGAGTTCGGTGACAGGGGAGAAAAAGTGACCGTAGATCCCTCTTTTCGCTTCGAGAACAACCGGTTGAGAAACGCGTATATAGCGTTACAAGCATGGAAGCATGCCATTCTCTCTGATCCCAAAAACCTCACGCTCGACTGGGTGGGGCCCAATGTGTGCAACTACACCTCCGTTTTCTGTGCTCCGGCGCTTGACAACCCTAAGATCAACACCGTTGCCGGAATCGATCTCAACCACGGCGACATTGCCGGGTACCTCCCCGAGGAGCTTGGTTTGCTCACCGACCTCGCGCTCCTCCACATCAACACCAACCGCTTCTGCGGCACCGTGCCGCACAAGTTCGACAAGCTCAAGCTCCTCTTCGAGCTGGATCTCAGCAACAATCGGTTCGCCGGGAAGTTCCCTGACGTGGTGCTGCGACTGCCGCAGCTCAAGTTCCTAGATCTGAGGTTCAACGAATTCGAAGGCACGGTCCCCAAGGAGCTTTTTGATAAGGAGCTGGATGCCATTTTCATCAACGACAACCGCTTTGTGTTTGACCTGCCGGAGAACTTTGGCAACTCCCCCGTGTCGGTTATCGTGCTGGCCAACAACCGCTTCCACGGCTGCGTGCCGGCTGGAATCGGCAACATGAAGGGGCTGAACGAGATTATTCTGATGAACAACGCGTTCAGGTCGTGCTTCCCTGAGGAGATAGGGTTGCTGACAAACTTGACGGTGTTCGATGTGAGCTTCAACCAGTTGTTAGGGCCTTTGCCTGAGGCCATCGGAGGGGCCGTGGGTTTGGAGCAGCTCAATGTGGCGCATAATTTACTCTCCGGGAAGATTCCCGAGAGCATTTGTAAGCTTCCCAATCTTCAGAACTTTACTTTCTCTTACAACTTTTTCACGGGCGAGCCGCCTCGGTGTAGAGCTTTGCCGGCTGCTGATGACCGCCGCAACTGCCTTCCGGCCAGGCCGTACCAGCGCTCCGCCGGACAATGTAAGTCGTTTTTGTCGCACCCTGTCGATTGCAAGTCTTTTAGGTGTAAGTCTTTTGTTCCTACTTTgccacctcctcctcctccgTCACCGCCATTGCCGTCACCGCCACCGCCGTCACCTGTTTATGTCCCTCGTACCCCTCCGCCACCACCGCCGGTATACTCGCCACCGCCTCCGCCACCAGTGTACTCGCCACCGCCACCACCTCCAGTGTATTCGCCTCCACCGCCGCCACCGCCACCTCCACCACCTCCACCGGTCTAttctcctcctccaccaccacCTTCACCACCCCCGCCTTCACCGCCACCTCCAGTCTATTCTCCACCCCCACCCCCACCTTCACCCCCGCCACCGTCGCCACCTCCGCCATCCCCACCACCGCCAGTCTATTCACCACCGCCACCTTCACCGCCACCACCCGCACCAGTTTATTGTGTGAAGTCTCCGCCACCACCTTCACCGCCTCCACCATCACCCCCACCTCCACCAAGTCCTGTATTCTCCCCACCACCACCTGTGCAATATTACTATAGTCCACCACCGCCACCACAACACTCACCTCCACCGCCACCACCACACTCACCACCGCCGCCACCACCCTCACCGTCGCCGCCAGTTTATCCCTATCTGTCACCGCCCCCACCGCCTCCTGTTCACTCTCCACCTCCGCCGGTCCattcaccaccaccaccatctCCTCCACCTTGTATAGAACCACCACCACCGCCTCCACCCTGTATAGAACCGCCGCCGCCTCCACCATCACCACCGCCTTGTGAAGAGCATTCGCCGCCGCCGCCATCACCCCATCCTGCACCTTACCTGCCACCGCCATCACCATCACCACCACCTCCCCCAGTTCAATACAATTCTCCTCCACCACCAACACCTGTTTATGAATACAATTCACCGCCGCCCCCACCTCCGTCGTCTCCGCCACCAGCCCCCGTTTATGAAGGGCCTTTGCCACCTGTCATTGGAGTCTCATATGCATCTCCTCCTCCACCTCCCTTTTATTGA